The Methanofollis sp. nucleotide sequence GGCGCAGACGCGGATCGACGCCGCAGGGGTGAGTGCATGATCCGTATCGGCGGCGTCCTTGTCTCGCCCGGCGAGGGCGGGGTCTATGGCGAGAGGATGATCGACGGTTACCGCGTCTGGGATCCGTACCGCTCGAAGCTTGCGGCCTATGCCCTCCTCGGCGGGGAGAGATACCTCGCCCCGGAGATGCGGGTGCTCTATCTGGGGGCGGCGAACGGCACCACTGTCTCCCATGTCGCCGATTATGTCGAGGTGGTCTACGCGGTGGAGTTCGCGCCGCGGCCGATGCAGGACCTCATCGAGGTCTGCCGCCACCGGCGAAACATCGTGCCGATCATGGCCGACGCCGGTCGGCCTGAACTCTATGCCGGCATCGTCGAGGAGACCGACCTCCTGTATCAGGACGTCGCACAACCCGACCAGGTGGCGATCGCCCTGCGGAACGTCCCCCTGCTCAGGGAGGGCGGCACCCTGATGCTGATGCTCAAGACGAGGAGCGTGGACATCAGAAAGAGCCCACAGGACGTCGCCGACGAGGCTATCATGGCCCTTGAAGAGGGCGGGATGCGCGTGGCCGAGGTGCTCTGGCTCGAACCCTACCACCGCGACCACGCGGCGATCGTCTGCGAAGCCATCAAATAAGATCTCCCCCTTCTCTTCTTCATGGGCAGATACCTCTTCAACCCCTTCAGCATCCTCATGGTGGCGTTTCTCGTCGTCGCCATGCTGCTGCTGATCCCCCTCCTCTTCCTGAGCCTCATCGGCTCGGCATTCGCAAAGCTCGGTTTCCCGCCCGGCACCGTCATCCTGCTCCTCCTGCTCACCCTTGTCGGCAGTCTCGTCAATATCCCGGTGACGAAGGTGCAGGGCGGGCCGGTGCGGATGGAAAAGGAGTTCAGCCCCTTCTACGGCTGGGTCTACCGCATCCCCGAGGTGGCGCCGGAGACGGTCGTCGCCATCAATGCCGGCGGGGCCCTGATCCCCCTCCTGATCTCTCTGTATCTCCTCTACGAGTCGGTGGTCGTCTCCAGGGGCTACACGGTCCTCATCCTCGCCCTGATCGGGGTTGCGGTCGTCACCGCCGTGACGCACCATGTGGCCCGCCCCGTCCCCGGCCTCGGTATCGCCACCCCCTTCTTCGTCCCCCCCCTTGCCGCGCTCGTGACGGCCCTCGTCCTTGCCGGTT carries:
- a CDS encoding fibrillarin-like rRNA/tRNA 2'-O-methyltransferase, with protein sequence MIRIGGVLVSPGEGGVYGERMIDGYRVWDPYRSKLAAYALLGGERYLAPEMRVLYLGAANGTTVSHVADYVEVVYAVEFAPRPMQDLIEVCRHRRNIVPIMADAGRPELYAGIVEETDLLYQDVAQPDQVAIALRNVPLLREGGTLMLMLKTRSVDIRKSPQDVADEAIMALEEGGMRVAEVLWLEPYHRDHAAIVCEAIK
- a CDS encoding DUF1614 domain-containing protein — encoded protein: MGRYLFNPFSILMVAFLVVAMLLLIPLLFLSLIGSAFAKLGFPPGTVILLLLLTLVGSLVNIPVTKVQGGPVRMEKEFSPFYGWVYRIPEVAPETVVAINAGGALIPLLISLYLLYESVVVSRGYTVLILALIGVAVVTAVTHHVARPVPGLGIATPFFVPPLAALVTALVLAGFAGSPEAAVIAAPVIAYISGTLGTLLGADLLNLGR